One part of the Bacteroidia bacterium genome encodes these proteins:
- a CDS encoding helix-turn-helix domain-containing protein: MSYSLASILAILVSFQLAFLATFLLTNKKGNQLSNALLGILFALIALNLTDLALQLFDPALAPLFLAKLNDAFLFVFGPLIYLYTKSIIYSNFRLTLRDLIHLIPAILVLIIFFLPQESAPATQVQGALPLSVQIYNLILYLHLFAYYLSSLSLLKTYRREIRENYSNLSERNLSWLAFAINNFGIMILFSLIMTLSPITGSPLVISLGLFGILLFIFYFINRVIFKALRQPELFSGIPQAPSRKYASSKLVHDEAEEISTQLIKLMSEERLFLNPDLTLDQLAKRLGYPVKTLSQVINQSIEKSFYDFVNEYRIEEAQKLLKNPPDPRMTIQEVMYDVGFSSKSSFNTVFKKLTGKTPSEFRKS; this comes from the coding sequence GAGTTTTCAACTCGCCTTTCTGGCAACTTTCCTGCTTACTAACAAAAAAGGGAATCAGCTCAGCAATGCATTATTGGGGATATTATTTGCACTGATCGCCCTCAATCTGACGGACCTGGCCCTGCAGTTATTTGATCCTGCTTTGGCTCCTTTATTTTTGGCTAAACTAAATGATGCCTTTCTCTTTGTCTTTGGTCCCCTGATCTATTTGTATACCAAGTCGATCATCTACTCTAATTTTCGACTCACTCTTCGGGACCTTATTCATCTGATTCCGGCTATTTTGGTCTTGATAATTTTTTTCCTTCCCCAGGAATCAGCTCCTGCTACCCAGGTCCAGGGGGCCCTTCCTCTTTCTGTCCAAATCTACAATCTCATCTTGTACCTTCATTTGTTTGCTTACTATTTATCCTCCCTATCCCTACTCAAAACATATCGTCGAGAAATCAGAGAAAACTATTCCAATCTAAGCGAGCGGAATTTGAGCTGGCTGGCTTTTGCCATCAACAATTTTGGAATCATGATCCTCTTTTCTTTGATAATGACCCTCAGTCCTATAACTGGCTCTCCCTTGGTGATTAGCCTGGGCTTGTTTGGGATACTCTTGTTTATATTCTATTTCATAAACCGGGTGATTTTTAAAGCGCTTCGTCAGCCTGAACTGTTCTCCGGAATTCCTCAAGCTCCCTCCCGGAAATATGCCTCGTCCAAATTGGTGCATGACGAAGCTGAGGAAATTAGCACTCAACTTATCAAACTCATGTCCGAAGAGCGCTTGTTTCTAAATCCTGATTTGACCTTGGATCAGTTGGCTAAACGTCTGGGGTATCCAGTCAAAACACTCTCACAGGTTATCAATCAATCTATAGAGAAAAGCTTTTATGATTTTGTGAATGAATACAGAATCGAAGAAGCACAGAAGCTCTTAAAAAATCCGCCTGATCCCCGAATGACCATACAAGAAGTGATGTATGATGTGGGCTTTAGTTCGAAATCTTCTTTCAATACTGTTTTCAAGAAATTGACTGGAAAAACACCCAGCGAGTTTCGGAAATCCTAA
- a CDS encoding type II CAAX endopeptidase family protein, with protein MNTSNSSASLFSAKIGQNLHQNTWAKVAEILGLFLLAFLILGIGSPYVAENPFYTQILVWFANVAMIIYVWMGLRLRGENWKAFGFSFTWPGWKEALKIFGLSLLVFIITTAVFVLVGGFLSSMGDEIEKADMSSYNYLAGNLPLTILALLGVFIVSSFGEEVVYRAFLMNRIGELGNNKKWAWFLAVLLSSIIFGLVHASWGWMGMVQTAFMGLSLALFYLFFGRKLWINIIAHVYMDAILIIQMYMPAQDMGVV; from the coding sequence ATGAATACTTCAAATAGTTCAGCAAGTCTGTTCTCTGCTAAAATCGGTCAGAATCTTCATCAGAATACTTGGGCGAAAGTGGCTGAAATACTGGGATTATTTCTGCTCGCATTTTTAATTCTGGGGATCGGTAGTCCCTATGTAGCAGAAAACCCATTTTACACACAAATTTTAGTCTGGTTCGCCAATGTTGCCATGATCATCTATGTTTGGATGGGGCTTAGGCTGAGAGGAGAAAATTGGAAGGCCTTTGGTTTTAGTTTTACCTGGCCGGGCTGGAAGGAGGCATTGAAAATCTTTGGCCTTTCTCTCCTGGTATTTATCATTACTACAGCAGTTTTTGTTCTGGTCGGGGGTTTTCTTTCGAGTATGGGAGATGAGATCGAAAAAGCCGATATGAGTTCCTATAATTATCTGGCTGGAAATCTTCCTTTGACCATACTTGCACTGCTTGGGGTTTTTATCGTTTCCAGTTTTGGGGAGGAAGTGGTCTATCGGGCATTCCTAATGAATCGAATAGGGGAATTGGGAAATAATAAAAAATGGGCCTGGTTCTTAGCCGTACTACTCAGTTCTATAATCTTTGGATTAGTGCATGCAAGCTGGGGCTGGATGGGGATGGTTCAAACGGCTTTTATGGGACTTTCTCTGGCCTTGTTTTATTTGTTCTTCGGCCGAAAATTATGGATCAATATAATTGCTCATGTCTATATGGATGCAATTCTGATCATACAAATGTATATGCCTGCACAGGATATGGGAGTAGTTTAA
- a CDS encoding DUF6713 family protein, giving the protein MLEHFFFYLAFAFILMHEMDAIRCREWRIFPGLSMMDEKVAFPIFMFIHIPLYYFPIHYLQSLPDPESLIRGLDYFFIIHLFLHLLFLKHKNNEFKDWISWTIIIGCAGFGALDLLMKV; this is encoded by the coding sequence ATGCTCGAACATTTTTTCTTTTACCTCGCCTTTGCCTTTATCCTCATGCATGAAATGGATGCGATTCGCTGCAGAGAGTGGCGCATTTTCCCGGGACTTTCAATGATGGATGAAAAAGTCGCCTTCCCCATATTCATGTTCATCCACATCCCTTTGTATTACTTCCCCATACATTATTTGCAAAGCCTGCCAGATCCAGAGAGCCTGATACGGGGATTGGACTACTTTTTTATCATACATCTCTTTCTCCACCTCCTCTTTCTCAAACACAAAAACAATGAATTCAAAGACTGGATTTCCTGGACCATCATTATTGGCTGTGCAGGTTTCGGGGCTTTGGATTTGCTAATGAAGGTTTAA
- a CDS encoding pirin family protein has product MDRKEFLKKSLLTGAAASMASPLAGISKVKLKHSTYDQMIKQIGFNHLPNKEERTMNTVLHKAESRGQANHGWLNSHHSFSFANYYNPERMHFGVLRVLNDDVVSEGKGFGTHPHDNMEIISIPLEGDLEHQDSMGTKAVIREGDIQVMSAGTGVFHSEYNKNPDKAVKFLQIWIFPNKKNVEPRYDQLSLKEVEKQNEFYQILSPNAEDQGVWIHQDAWFQIGNFESGASDTYKLNKSGNGVYAFVLEGEVSIEGQGLNKRDGFGVWNTDKIEVKANSDAKVLLMEVPMNV; this is encoded by the coding sequence ATGGATCGTAAAGAATTTCTCAAAAAAAGCCTACTCACAGGAGCTGCTGCTAGCATGGCCTCTCCACTGGCAGGAATTTCAAAAGTGAAGCTTAAACACTCGACTTACGATCAAATGATCAAACAAATAGGATTCAATCATTTACCAAATAAGGAGGAAAGAACAATGAACACTGTATTGCACAAAGCAGAAAGCCGAGGACAGGCTAATCATGGTTGGTTGAACAGCCATCACAGCTTTAGCTTCGCCAATTACTACAATCCGGAGCGCATGCACTTTGGGGTGCTACGGGTACTGAATGATGATGTAGTTTCCGAAGGGAAAGGCTTTGGTACCCATCCCCACGATAACATGGAAATCATCTCCATCCCATTGGAAGGAGACCTTGAGCACCAGGATAGCATGGGTACCAAAGCTGTCATCCGAGAAGGAGATATACAGGTAATGAGTGCTGGTACAGGCGTATTTCACAGCGAATACAATAAGAACCCTGACAAAGCAGTGAAGTTCCTGCAAATCTGGATATTCCCGAATAAAAAGAATGTAGAGCCTCGCTATGACCAGCTTTCTCTCAAAGAAGTAGAAAAGCAGAATGAGTTTTACCAAATCCTTTCTCCAAATGCCGAGGATCAGGGCGTATGGATTCATCAGGATGCCTGGTTCCAGATTGGAAATTTCGAGTCGGGTGCAAGCGATACCTATAAACTCAACAAATCAGGTAATGGCGTATATGCTTTCGTTTTGGAGGGAGAAGTAAGTATCGAAGGACAAGGCTTGAACAAGCGAGATGGATTTGGGGTCTGGAATACCGATAAGATCGAAGTGAAAGCAAATAGCGATGCCAAAGTATTGTTGATGGAAGTGCCGATGAATGTCTAA
- a CDS encoding helix-turn-helix transcriptional regulator produces the protein MNPIKTYQNVNRADPLKSFGISRTEEIYDKHEGKADAPHRHDFYTVILSKQAKGRHLIDFKEYALGERQIFFIGPGQVHQIIEEDRPQGFAMVFSADFLVENNIPLRFIDDLNLFRDYGENPPLLADETQVKKLENYCQEIFAYYHGQDKFKEKAIAALVELFLINCNNICSLPFDNTQSLEAGNSILRGFKELVEEKYKAWHASSQYAEALHISPDHLNRSIKSLIGKTAKEYIQSRITTAAKRMLYFSELSNKEIGFELGFSEPANFSAFFKKCTGISPSQFRKQA, from the coding sequence ATGAATCCCATCAAAACATATCAAAATGTAAACAGAGCCGATCCGCTCAAGAGTTTTGGTATATCCCGTACAGAAGAGATTTATGATAAGCATGAAGGCAAAGCCGATGCGCCTCATCGCCATGATTTTTATACCGTTATTCTCAGTAAACAGGCAAAAGGCAGACACCTCATCGATTTTAAGGAGTATGCACTAGGGGAAAGGCAGATTTTTTTTATTGGACCGGGGCAGGTGCACCAAATCATTGAAGAGGATCGCCCTCAAGGATTTGCCATGGTATTTTCCGCAGATTTTTTGGTCGAAAATAATATCCCTTTGCGATTCATAGATGATCTCAATCTGTTCAGGGATTATGGAGAAAATCCTCCTTTACTTGCGGATGAAACCCAGGTCAAAAAACTGGAAAATTACTGCCAGGAAATATTCGCTTATTATCACGGACAGGATAAGTTTAAAGAAAAAGCCATAGCTGCATTGGTCGAACTTTTCCTCATCAACTGCAATAATATCTGTAGCCTGCCTTTTGACAATACCCAAAGCCTGGAAGCGGGAAATTCCATCCTGCGAGGCTTTAAGGAACTGGTCGAGGAAAAGTATAAAGCCTGGCACGCCAGCTCTCAATACGCAGAAGCTCTGCACATCAGCCCCGATCACCTCAATCGTAGTATCAAATCCCTTATCGGAAAAACAGCCAAAGAATACATCCAATCCCGAATCACTACAGCCGCCAAACGTATGCTCTATTTCTCTGAGCTTTCCAATAAAGAAATCGGCTTCGAACTTGGCTTCTCTGAACCCGCCAACTTCAGTGCATTCTTCAAAAAATGTACAGGTATTTCCCCTTCTCAATTCCGCAAACAAGCCTAA
- a CDS encoding alpha/beta hydrolase, whose product MLKIPCNDGFQLAASHFPAKKEEGKVLIINSATAVDRKLYFHYANWLAGEGYEVFTYDYRGIAESRPRKLRGFKTSFRDWGEKDFPAVISHARSVFPRHKLFVLGHSIGGTLTGMSESLLEIDGLLTIASQTAYYKDWAPGQRGKIFFLWHLFLPAMTAIFGYFPGKRLGILEDVPKGVINEWKQRRKEADLRIQMKSRDEQIFYENYKGKLLSLGLYDDPIGTEAAIQRMHQWYSAADKEIKVLQHEEEIGHFGFFRRKFRESLWPISLDFFESC is encoded by the coding sequence ATGTTAAAAATTCCATGCAATGACGGTTTTCAACTTGCAGCCTCTCATTTTCCTGCGAAAAAAGAGGAAGGGAAAGTACTCATCATCAATTCTGCCACCGCTGTAGATCGAAAATTATACTTCCATTATGCCAATTGGCTGGCTGGAGAAGGATACGAAGTTTTCACCTATGATTATCGAGGAATAGCCGAATCAAGACCCAGGAAACTCAGAGGCTTCAAGACCAGTTTTCGGGATTGGGGAGAGAAAGATTTTCCAGCGGTCATTTCTCACGCACGTTCAGTCTTCCCTCGACATAAGCTTTTTGTGTTAGGACATAGCATTGGAGGAACCTTGACAGGCATGTCAGAGAGTTTGCTGGAAATCGATGGCCTATTGACAATTGCCAGCCAAACCGCCTACTACAAAGACTGGGCGCCGGGGCAAAGGGGGAAAATTTTCTTTCTTTGGCATCTGTTTCTACCAGCTATGACGGCTATTTTTGGATACTTCCCCGGTAAGCGTCTGGGCATACTCGAAGATGTGCCCAAAGGAGTGATAAATGAGTGGAAGCAGCGTAGAAAGGAAGCGGATCTCAGAATTCAAATGAAAAGCAGAGACGAGCAGATTTTCTACGAAAATTACAAGGGAAAATTACTCAGTCTGGGGCTCTATGATGACCCCATTGGTACCGAGGCAGCTATCCAGCGTATGCATCAATGGTATTCGGCAGCAGATAAAGAAATAAAGGTGTTGCAGCATGAAGAGGAGATCGGGCACTTCGGATTTTTTCGGAGAAAGTTTAGAGAAAGCCTTTGGCCCATCAGCCTGGACTTCTTTGAAAGCTGTTAA
- a CDS encoding MaoC family dehydratase, whose protein sequence is MPHKLPRLSQMLFPTLLSMGRGVKIKPSGISLQKTFSGLRLDLNSMHAYADFLGSVNRAPLSYLYCLAQRAQIAVMLDKDFSIALPGMVHLENILEEKPPWSPNKAFDIEVNIEVEPKSEGALIPRCEVHFFQENQKVVSCSSVYMARRKGKQAGKKKEKQALVFPEAILSQQWDIAGNTGKKYAKVSGDSNPIHTHGFFAKLMGFKRPIAHGWYSVAKAVIEAETHLQKPVSYIEVAFKSPVFLPSQQKFALFEKEETTGFTLHNSEGKLVLYGSLA, encoded by the coding sequence ATGCCTCACAAACTCCCCAGGCTTTCACAAATGTTGTTTCCTACTCTCCTGAGTATGGGAAGAGGAGTAAAAATTAAGCCCTCCGGGATTTCCCTACAAAAAACCTTCTCCGGGCTTAGGCTTGATTTAAATAGTATGCATGCATACGCGGATTTTTTAGGCTCAGTTAATAGAGCTCCCCTAAGCTACCTCTATTGCCTCGCACAAAGAGCCCAAATCGCTGTCATGCTGGATAAGGACTTTAGCATTGCCTTGCCCGGCATGGTACACCTCGAAAATATACTCGAAGAGAAGCCGCCCTGGTCTCCCAATAAAGCCTTTGACATAGAAGTCAACATAGAGGTAGAACCGAAAAGCGAAGGCGCACTCATTCCCAGATGTGAAGTGCATTTTTTTCAGGAAAATCAAAAGGTTGTGAGTTGCTCCAGTGTATATATGGCTCGTAGAAAAGGCAAACAAGCAGGCAAGAAGAAAGAAAAACAAGCCCTCGTTTTTCCCGAAGCCATCCTGAGTCAGCAATGGGATATTGCAGGCAATACCGGAAAAAAATATGCGAAAGTATCCGGAGATAGCAATCCCATTCATACGCATGGCTTTTTCGCCAAACTGATGGGATTCAAACGTCCCATCGCTCATGGTTGGTATTCTGTTGCCAAAGCTGTAATAGAAGCAGAGACTCATTTACAAAAACCCGTGAGTTATATCGAAGTTGCCTTCAAATCTCCGGTATTTCTGCCCAGCCAGCAGAAATTTGCTTTATTCGAAAAGGAAGAAACTACAGGCTTTACCCTTCACAATTCAGAAGGGAAGCTGGTATTATATGGAAGCCTCGCCTAA
- a CDS encoding alpha/beta fold hydrolase, giving the protein MHAGFQNIEIRDEELELSFPLKIFYPSKAKSQIQQFGPYQMEICVGGEIAGENLPLVIISHGSGGAGLVYRDLAMHLAKAGFVVALPQHPFNNRFDNSWEGDIRNLIHRPRHIKMTADTLYAKDDLRDKLKEDSIALIGHSMGGYTALAVAGGKPNTGHMIEFCKQPENIQSPMAQSILKHDPVAQDISVEKDDRVKAVVLMAAASIEFKSSSALEEVDAQVLMYTPTLDESAVKQAEIVETNLKKELLTHKVIEKGDHYSFLSPFPERIRPHVGPAGRDAPGFDRSAFHAKMHAELEAFFKEHL; this is encoded by the coding sequence ATGCATGCAGGCTTTCAGAATATAGAGATCCGGGATGAGGAACTGGAACTAAGTTTTCCCCTAAAGATTTTTTATCCCTCTAAAGCTAAGTCCCAAATCCAACAGTTTGGACCTTACCAAATGGAGATTTGTGTGGGGGGAGAAATTGCGGGGGAAAATTTGCCTTTGGTAATCATTTCTCATGGATCAGGAGGAGCTGGCCTGGTGTATCGGGATTTGGCGATGCATCTGGCGAAAGCAGGTTTTGTTGTTGCATTGCCTCAGCATCCCTTCAATAATCGATTTGATAATAGCTGGGAGGGAGATATCCGGAATTTGATTCACCGACCCAGACATATAAAAATGACAGCTGATACCCTATATGCAAAAGATGACTTAAGAGACAAATTAAAGGAAGATAGTATCGCTCTGATCGGACATTCTATGGGAGGCTATACGGCTCTGGCAGTTGCTGGAGGAAAGCCCAATACCGGGCATATGATCGAATTCTGTAAACAGCCTGAAAACATACAGAGCCCGATGGCGCAAAGCATCCTGAAACATGATCCGGTGGCTCAGGATATCTCTGTAGAGAAAGATGATCGGGTAAAGGCTGTGGTTTTGATGGCGGCCGCAAGTATCGAATTCAAATCCTCATCTGCATTGGAAGAGGTTGATGCGCAGGTGTTGATGTATACTCCAACTTTGGATGAGTCGGCTGTAAAGCAGGCAGAGATCGTTGAGACCAATTTGAAAAAGGAATTACTGACCCATAAAGTCATAGAAAAAGGAGATCATTATTCATTTTTGAGTCCTTTCCCCGAAAGAATACGGCCCCATGTAGGTCCGGCAGGGAGGGATGCTCCGGGTTTTGATCGATCGGCTTTTCATGCGAAGATGCATGCGGAGCTGGAGGCTTTTTTCAAGGAGCATTTGTAG
- a CDS encoding GNAT family protein: MFTPFPQIKTERLLLRQILPEDIAHIFHGLSHPEVIKYYGVSYDTLEATQEQMDWYAGLEKKKEGIWWAVCSPDNSSFYGAGGLNDMNHEHKRAEIGFWLLPEHWGKRIMSEAMPAIMKYAFEEIGLRRIEGFVESSNENCKRGMAKMDFAYEGTMRDYEFKDGDFINIDIYASLNPKATP; encoded by the coding sequence ATGTTCACACCCTTTCCGCAAATAAAAACCGAGCGCTTACTCCTTCGCCAAATCCTTCCCGAAGACATAGCTCACATCTTCCATGGACTTTCCCATCCGGAAGTCATCAAATACTATGGCGTCAGCTATGATACGCTGGAAGCTACCCAGGAACAAATGGATTGGTACGCAGGACTGGAGAAAAAAAAGGAAGGCATCTGGTGGGCCGTTTGTTCGCCTGATAATAGCAGCTTTTATGGAGCAGGAGGTTTAAATGACATGAACCATGAACATAAGCGAGCCGAGATTGGATTTTGGTTATTGCCAGAGCATTGGGGAAAAAGGATCATGTCAGAAGCCATGCCTGCCATTATGAAGTATGCCTTTGAGGAAATCGGGCTCAGGCGCATCGAGGGTTTTGTGGAAAGCAGCAACGAAAATTGCAAAAGAGGTATGGCAAAAATGGACTTTGCCTATGAAGGCACTATGCGAGATTATGAGTTCAAGGATGGAGATTTTATCAACATCGACATTTATGCAAGCCTCAATCCTAAAGCTACTCCCTGA
- a CDS encoding head GIN domain-containing protein, producing the protein MKRIFSLSTTCIVLLMALSSCNGTWFNVPDIIPPIPSTTVISVPTFDEIEVNAPVHLHLTQANTQKIEVLADSFWTARLDVQVSGNVLSINFLPDSSNNQPDSIPQYDVDVFVEIPNLTRVQTRTATKIEGTNRFNLTDVLFKLRGASDVSFEADATTFDLDVAGASQLVLDVDVDTLYTRMGLAGRMEAMGDADVHELKIRGASEVESFDLQTNSTSVNIIGAGNCEVNAQNDLEVSITGAGIVYYKGNPTITQSITGLGQVVDAN; encoded by the coding sequence ATGAAACGTATTTTTTCTCTTTCAACAACTTGTATTGTCCTTTTGATGGCCCTGTCCTCTTGTAATGGGACCTGGTTCAATGTGCCGGACATCATTCCTCCCATTCCTTCAACAACAGTTATTAGCGTACCGACCTTTGATGAGATCGAAGTGAATGCCCCTGTGCATTTGCATTTGACTCAGGCCAATACGCAAAAAATCGAAGTCCTCGCGGATAGTTTCTGGACCGCACGTTTGGATGTGCAGGTAAGTGGCAATGTGCTCAGCATAAACTTCCTTCCAGATTCCAGCAATAATCAGCCCGATTCCATTCCGCAGTATGATGTAGATGTATTCGTGGAAATCCCGAATTTGACTCGGGTGCAAACGCGTACGGCTACCAAAATCGAGGGAACCAATCGCTTTAATTTGACAGATGTGCTGTTTAAACTGCGCGGTGCTTCAGATGTGAGTTTTGAGGCAGATGCTACCACCTTTGATCTGGATGTGGCAGGCGCTTCTCAATTGGTATTGGACGTGGATGTTGATACCCTTTATACGCGTATGGGATTGGCCGGTCGCATGGAAGCCATGGGAGATGCAGATGTCCACGAATTGAAAATCAGAGGAGCCAGCGAAGTGGAGAGTTTTGACCTGCAAACCAATAGTACCTCTGTAAACATCATTGGAGCCGGAAATTGTGAGGTGAATGCCCAGAATGATCTGGAGGTAAGTATCACCGGAGCGGGTATTGTTTACTACAAAGGAAACCCAACCATCACCCAAAGTATCACGGGTCTTGGGCAAGTGGTGGATGCGAATTAG
- a CDS encoding S41 family peptidase, producing MKFNKAIFTFLILFISTAKAQELIPANKLQEDYAILKQALEELHPALYKYDDKETREKDFAALKESLNQEQTALEVYTKISAFTARIKCGHTYANYWNQKKEIRTHFIEAENKLPFTFWIIDQKIFVHQNLSEEAKLKSGDQVLSIDGVSTEEILASLLPYVNSDGNNDGKRYFELQVFGQDNYNAFDIFYPLVFEVGESLTVRTASYENSQASSFTLKPLSRKERFQRLRERYGKQIESYDDYWKFEIRDDEVGVLTLGTFVTWKMSLNWRKFIKDAFAQMESKNIDKLILDIRGNGGGNSSVQEFLFGYLTQKAALRGPFQQTLKAQTVSEELRPYIGTWNKGMMDVSNRTYQMSNGFYTFNRKGLIKQEVKPKSKAFEGEVYVLADASNSSGSFFLLHYLKQNRLATIVGQESGGNMQGITAGQIFFLKLPNSGIEVDIPLIGYYPTEDRPNEGVKPDVEVKPSVDDLLKGIDTEMEKALELARN from the coding sequence ATGAAATTCAACAAAGCTATTTTCACTTTCCTTATTCTCTTCATTTCTACCGCTAAAGCTCAGGAACTCATCCCGGCCAATAAGCTCCAGGAGGATTATGCCATCCTCAAGCAAGCCCTTGAGGAACTTCATCCTGCCCTGTACAAATACGATGATAAAGAAACACGAGAAAAGGACTTTGCCGCACTAAAAGAAAGTCTCAATCAGGAGCAGACAGCATTGGAAGTTTACACAAAAATCTCAGCCTTCACAGCCAGGATTAAATGCGGTCACACCTACGCCAATTACTGGAACCAGAAGAAAGAGATTCGCACACATTTCATAGAAGCAGAAAACAAATTGCCCTTTACCTTCTGGATCATCGATCAGAAGATATTTGTACATCAGAATTTATCTGAGGAAGCCAAACTCAAAAGTGGCGATCAGGTACTTAGCATTGATGGGGTTTCGACTGAAGAAATTCTAGCTTCCCTCCTCCCCTATGTAAACTCGGATGGGAATAATGATGGAAAACGCTATTTCGAGCTGCAGGTGTTTGGGCAGGACAATTACAATGCTTTTGACATTTTCTATCCGCTAGTATTTGAAGTTGGGGAAAGTTTGACAGTCAGAACAGCCTCCTATGAAAACAGCCAAGCATCCAGCTTTACCCTAAAGCCCCTTAGCCGCAAAGAACGCTTTCAAAGACTTAGGGAAAGATATGGCAAACAGATCGAAAGTTATGATGACTACTGGAAATTTGAGATCAGGGACGATGAAGTTGGGGTTTTGACTTTGGGAACTTTCGTAACCTGGAAAATGAGTCTGAACTGGCGAAAATTTATCAAAGATGCTTTTGCCCAAATGGAAAGCAAGAACATAGACAAGCTCATCCTGGATATACGAGGTAACGGAGGGGGAAATTCTTCTGTGCAGGAGTTCCTTTTCGGCTACCTCACCCAAAAAGCTGCTCTACGCGGCCCTTTTCAACAAACACTTAAAGCTCAAACTGTCTCGGAGGAACTTCGGCCCTATATCGGAACCTGGAATAAGGGAATGATGGACGTCTCCAATCGAACCTATCAAATGTCCAATGGCTTTTACACCTTCAATCGAAAAGGTCTTATCAAACAGGAAGTCAAGCCAAAATCCAAAGCCTTTGAGGGAGAAGTATATGTCCTGGCCGATGCTTCTAATAGTTCCGGGAGCTTCTTCCTCTTGCACTACCTCAAACAAAATAGATTAGCGACAATAGTTGGGCAGGAAAGTGGGGGAAATATGCAGGGAATAACAGCTGGACAAATCTTCTTTCTCAAGCTCCCTAATTCCGGGATAGAGGTCGACATCCCGCTAATCGGTTATTACCCGACGGAAGATCGCCCCAATGAAGGAGTCAAACCGGATGTGGAAGTAAAGCCATCTGTAGATGATCTGCTAAAGGGTATAGATACGGAAATGGAAAAGGCGCTAGAATTGGCGCGAAATTAA
- a CDS encoding fatty acid desaturase encodes MKTAQAPTTGIWIGIGIILLWSAMLAFNLLLDAELLSGWTLLRMLIQMHLFTGLFITAHDAMHGTVAPKNAKLNHAIGKICTTLFIFNSYKVLRPKHYEHHKHVGTEHDPDFHNGNPNFFRWFWDFVTEYISWKQILLAAISFNLAKLFLPQENLILFWIIPSFLSLFQLFYFGTYTPHKGEHNNHHHSRSQKKNHIWAFLSCYFFGYHYEHHDSPVTPWWKLWKMKEG; translated from the coding sequence ATGAAGACAGCTCAGGCTCCCACTACAGGTATTTGGATTGGTATAGGGATCATCCTACTTTGGTCTGCTATGCTCGCCTTCAACCTCCTGCTAGATGCTGAGCTCTTAAGTGGATGGACCCTGCTTCGTATGCTCATTCAAATGCATCTCTTTACCGGCCTCTTCATTACGGCACATGATGCCATGCATGGAACAGTTGCCCCCAAAAACGCTAAACTCAATCATGCCATAGGCAAAATTTGTACAACCCTCTTCATCTTCAATTCCTATAAAGTTCTTCGTCCCAAACACTATGAACATCATAAGCATGTAGGTACAGAGCATGATCCCGATTTCCACAACGGCAATCCCAATTTCTTTCGCTGGTTTTGGGACTTTGTTACAGAGTATATCAGCTGGAAACAAATTCTCCTCGCAGCCATTTCCTTCAATCTAGCCAAGCTTTTTTTACCACAGGAAAATCTCATTCTGTTCTGGATCATTCCTTCCTTTCTGAGCCTTTTCCAATTATTTTATTTCGGCACCTATACCCCGCATAAAGGAGAGCACAATAACCATCACCATTCCCGTAGCCAAAAGAAAAATCATATCTGGGCCTTCCTCTCTTGTTACTTCTTCGGCTATCATTACGAGCATCACGATTCGCCGGTAACCCCCTGGTGGAAATTGTGGAAGATGAAGGAGGGCTAG